The Coccidioides posadasii str. Silveira chromosome 3, complete sequence genome contains a region encoding:
- the TUB1 gene encoding alpha-tubulin (EggNog:ENOG410PFTH~COG:Z): MREVISLNVGQAGCQMANSCWELYCLEHGIQADGYLNEERKAGDRDHGFETFFSETGQGKYVPRTIYCDLEPNVVDEVRTGPYRSLFHPEQMITGKEDASNNYARGHYTVGKEMIDQVMDKVRRVADNCSGLQGFLVFHSFGGGTGSGFGALLMERLAVDYGKKTKLEFCVYPAPQNATAIVEPYNSILTTHTTLENSDCSFMVDNDAIYDICRRSLGIERPSYENLNRLIAQVVSSVTASLRFDGSLNVDLAEFQTNLVPYPRIHFPLVSYAPVVSAAKAAHEANSVQEITMACFEPSSQMVKCDPRSGKYMATCLLYRGDVVPKDVHASVATLKTKRTIQFVDWCPTGFKIGICYEPPQRVPNGDLAKVDRAVCMLSNTTAIGEAWSALSHKFDLMFSKRAFVHWYVGEGMEEGEFSEAREDLAALERDYDEVARDSVEDEPEEEY, encoded by the exons ATGAGAGAAGTTATCAGTTTGAACG TTGGCCAAGCTGGCTGTCAGATGGCAAATTCTTGCTGGGAG TTGTATTGTCTTGAACATGGCATTCAG GCGGATGGATATCTGAACGAAGAACGGAAAGCTGGTGATCGTGATCACGGCTTCGAGACTTTCTTCTCTGAAACAG GACAGGGTAAATACGTCCCGCGAACAATCTACTGCGACCTCGAACCAAATGTCGTCGACGAAGTCCGCACTGGGCCCTACCGTAGTCTTTTCCACCCGGAGCAGATGATCACTGGAAAGGAAGATGCCTCGAACAACTATGCTCGTGGCCATTACACCGTTGGAAAAGAGATGATAGACCAGGTCATGGACAAAGTGAGACGCGTTGCCGATAACTGCAGTGGTTTACAAGGCTTCCTGGTCTTCCATTCCTTCGGTGGTGGAACTGGATCCGGATTCGGCGCCCTCTTGATGGAAAGATTGGCTGTGGACTACGGAAAGAAGACTAAACTTGAATTCTGTGTCTATCCCGCTCCCCAAAATGCCACCGCCATCGTCGAGCCCTACAACTCTATTCTTACCACCCACACGACCTTGGAAAATTCCGACTGCAGTTTTATGGTTGACAATGATGCCATTTACGATATTTGCCGCCGGAGTTTGGGTATCGAACGTCCAAGCTATGAGAATTTGAACCGTTTGATTGCACAAG TGGTGTCTTCGGTTACTGCGTCCCTCCGTTTTGACGGCTCATTGAACGTTGACCTGGCCGAATTCCAAACCAACCTTGTGCCATATCCTCGTATCCACTTCCCTCTGGTTTCATACGCACCAGTTGTTTCCGCGGCTAAGGCAGCGCACGAAGCCAACTCGGTTCAGGAGATTACCATGGCCTGCTTTGAACCCAGCAGTCAAATGGTCAAATGTGATCCCCGTAGCGGTAAGTACATGGCCACATGTCTGCTTTATCGTGGTGATGTAGTTCCCAAAGATGTGCATGCATCCGTGGCCACTTTGAAGACCAAGCGCACTATCCAATTTGTCGACTGGTGCCCAACTGGCTTCAAGATCGGTATCTGCTACGAGCCACCACAAAGAGTTCCCAATGGAGATCTTGCCAAGGTTGATCGTGCAGT CTGCATGTTGTCAAACACTACCGCCATCGGCGAAGCATGGTCCGCCCTGTCCCACAAATTCGACCTTATGTTCTCCAAGCGTGCCTTTGTCCATTGGTATGTGGGCGAAGGTATGGAGGAAGGTGAATTCTCCGAAGCTCGTGAGGATCTTGCTGCTCTTGAGCGCGACTATGACGAAGTTGCAAGGGATTCTGTGGAGGATGAGCCTGAAGAGGAATACTAA
- a CDS encoding uncharacterized protein (SECRETED:SignalP(1-27)~EggNog:ENOG410PQZA~COG:S~TransMembrane:1 (n12-22c27/28o201-219i)~BUSCO:12996at33183): protein MCTVNLRTQAMLAVLFLLSLLVQLVLANVEKTIFIAPQPDSAELPSSLYNEEFSGLDALSPSIPSIRRHLNASFPSETAPMGAKSWVHLLNLNPGQRYEVRICWLATQPTSFHLRTFAVSDVLDFPSLSSSLTDYSAVKLAEHSPPSRLSSASPSTSSLLLVIDAAADYFTLNETLMDHVPPVVVDIILDPYLMNIFPKSLVPTALYVALATVVAWWAFRFVQSCVSGIVNSANMETNTEKKSK, encoded by the exons ATGTGCACGGTCAATTTGAGAACTCAGGCCATGCTGGCTGTTCTATTCCTCCTATCTCTCCTTGTACAATTGGTGTTGGCAAACGTTGAGAAGACAATTTTTATCGCACCCCAACCAGACTCCGCTGAGCTGCCATCATCATTATACAATGAGGAATTCTCCGGATTAGACGCACTCTCTCCATCTATACCGTCGATTAGGAGACATCTCAACGCTTCTTTTCCATCCGAAACCGCTCCCATGGGAGCGAAATCCTGGGTTCATCTCCTTAACTTGAATCCTGGGCAACGATATGAAGTCCGCATATGCTGGCTTGCAACC CAACCGACATCTTTCCATCTCAGGACATTCGCAGTATCTGATGTCCTCGATTTCCCTTCCTTGTCATCTTCTTTAACAGATTATTCCGCTGTCAAGCTCGCCGAACATTCTCCACCCTCAAGATTGTCATCTGCATCGCCAAGTACATCATCATTGTTGCTTGTCATTGATGCTGCGGCAGACTATTTCACACTTAATGAGACACTTATGGATCACGTTCCGCCCGTCGTTGTGGATATTATCCTTGACCCATATCTCATGAACATCTTCCCCAAATCCCTAGTGCCCACCGCCCTGTATGTTGCCTTGGCGACAGTTGTTGCTTGGTGGGCATTCCGCTTCGTTCAATCCTGCGTGAGCGGAATTGTTAACAGCGCGAATATGGAGACGAAtacagagaagaaatcaaagtAA